The genomic interval gcataaatacatggaacaacaaatagatttttctttcctccctctctaaaatcaataaattaaatgtttaaatcacCTGTAGTCATAACTAAAGAAAGTTGTTCACGTTTTGCTGAATcctatcatatatatacatatagttagCCAGAGGAAAAACATGTTAGTAATCTAGTTTTTTTATTTGGTGGGGAAGGTGGTTAACAGAAAGAGGAATACTAGTTGATGAAAAGAATGgatgggagccctggctggttggctcagtggtagagcgtcggcctggcgtgcaggagtcccaggttcgattcccggccagggcacacaggagaagcgcccatctgcttctccacccctccccctctccttcctctctgtctctctcttcccctctcgcagccaaggctctactagatcaaagtttgcccgggcgctgaggatggctctgtggcctctgcctcaggcgctagaatggctctgttcgcaacagagcaacaccccagatgggcagagcatcgtcccctggtgggcatgctgggtggatcccggtcgggagcatgcgggagtctgtctgactgcctccccgtttccagcttcagaaaaatacaaaaaaaaaaaaaaaaaaaaggatggggagGGGGAAATTGCTTTGTGTGGACTTAACTGGAAAATAGGAGACCTTAATTCTGGGTCTGCCATTAAATGGGTTTAGGGAATACTCTAAAGTTTCTGAGCTTCAACTTCCAGTTTTGTGAAATGAGAGTTGGAAGTAGATGCTATCTGAACGCTTTCAGATCCATTCTGGGTACAAAATTTTCAACTGGACTGAATTGGTAAAATGTATATGATAAAGTGGAAACAGAGAACCGTCCTGGAAAACAGGAGACACCCGACTGCACTCACAAGGCCCACCCACGTTCAGTAatcctcttttctccccttcaGTCTCATTCCTCTTGCATGGTCTCCTGGTCATCCCTCTCCTCTGGCCCACGCAAGCAACTTCCCCTACAGCCCTAAGAGCCTACCCTTTGGATGCGGGACAATAGGGTTTGTGTCGCTGGTCAGGGACCTGATGTCACGTAACAATGCGCAAGGCAGCCCCCGCCTAGGGCCCATCCGGCCCACCACTCCCACCACGGAGGGACTTGGAGGCTGCGGTAGTTGGGATGACGCGCTTCAGCCAGTGTCCTCTGCGGTTGGAGAAGAACTTCATTTTGGATGGGGTGGCCGTGAGCACCATGGCCCGCACCTATGAGCACTTGAGGCCCAAGCTCTGGTCGGCGATTCCGCCTTACAATGCACAGCAGGACTGCCACACCCGCCGGTATTTCAGGAGCCCTGTAGTACCGCCCATTTTGCGGAAAACTGATCAGGTATGGAAGCGCCCCAAAGCACCCCACCGTCTGCCTGCAGAGGTTGGCCCTGGTAGGGGCCGACTTCCCAAATCCTGGTGTCTGACTCGAGCGCTCGTAGGGAGGATTCCCCAATCTCACACTCACACCCCCTTCagtttcctgttttctttccttcctccctccctccctcccttccttccttccttccctcctttctttctcttctttctctcttcttttctctttctttctttctttctctctctttctttctttctcttctttctctcttcttttctttctttctttctttctctctctttctttctttcgtcctctctctctttctttctttcgattttatttattgattttagagagaggagagagagacaaagggaggaattcatagttgcttctcctctgtgccttgacctggcaagcctgagGTCTCGGATGCCTTaggactgcgccaccacaagtcaggccccttCAGTTTTCTTAATGAACCGCCGGAACTGGCAGAGATGGGTGCCAGGTGTTGAGCGTGAGCTTACTGGGCTCACGGAGTCACCTTCCACCCATGAATTTGAGAATAATCTCATTTTGGGTTTCTGCAACTCTAAGAAACGGGGCTCAAAGTCACCTCTGGCAAGCcggtttcattgtttttttgacGTCACGGACCCGCCCTTTGGAGTGACCTCACGCCGCAAATTCTCTGAAAGCATGAAGATCCATGTGACCTCAGTGAACAAGACAAAGAACTATTTAGACCCACGAAGCACCACACCTTCTTTCCGGTGACATCATAGTGGCAGTGGGGCTCACTTGCTAGGACCGGAGAGCCCAAACCTCCCAAACCTTGTGGGTTTCCCTTTTCCCCAGGCCTCTCCTGGGGGCTATTACCCCTCCCCAGCAGACTACTTCCCCAAGACCAAAGATTCTAAGGCTATTTGCTAATGGTTccaatttttttcaccatttttgCCTCTAATTTTGTGCTTATAGATATCACAGTGGTATGAGTACGACTAATGGGGATTATTCTGTGAACagatgtagggtttttttttgcgTGATCCTGGGTGTTTGTGTGTTCGTGTGCATGTTCAGTGTCATGTGTGTTCAGTATGACATGTGTgtcatatgtgtatatatagacaCATCTGTGTGCCATGTTTGAGTGTATACTTGCTGTTTACTTATGTAAGTTTTATGGCAGAAGGAAGGAGCTAAAGTCTGGggggtaaaaagagaaaaatgactatTTAAAAGCTAGAAAAGAATATGGTGTACACACTTTTGAAACTTCCTATGTTCCATTTTGTAATTGTCACAACCACCATTTGTGGtaggtataattttcatttagCTGAAGATAATGTCTATTGAACCTGTACGTGAACTATCTCACAGGCCCTGTACTTGAACTATCTCACTTAAATCTTACAGCAACCTTCCTTTACTGATGAGATTGAGGTCCAGGAAAGCTGTGTCATTGGCATAGGTCTTGTTAGTTGCAAGGCTGGAATTGGAACCTGTCTGACAGCAGACACTGAGCCTTTTAAGTGCCAAGCTATGCAGCGTCTCCCCAAGATGAAATGTAggtcataaatatatttaatctgTTTGGCCCTGTTACCGCAGTCTGTGACCTCTGCCCCCTCCACTCACCAAGCCTCAGGAGAGTTTGCACAGAGCATCTCTCAGCATGGTGGCTGACAGTCTACTCTGTTCTTCTTCACTCCCAGGATCGTGGCGGTACAGGAAGGGACGGCTGGATAGTGGATTATTACCACATCTTCGGGCAAGGACAGAAATACCTCAACAGGAGAAACTGGGCAGGGGCAGGCAAGTGCCACCTTGCTCTCAGCCTCCCCATGGGCCCATCTAGGAAGAGTGGCGAGCGTCTCATAgttcagagagagaaactgggCTGCAGTGAGGCCTGGTTGGGGGAAAGGGGGCCAGGGATTCATTCTCCAGCTTTTCTTCTTATACATGCGCAAGTGGTGTCGCAGTACTCCCTATATTtagttattgagcacctgctgtatgTCAGATGGTTTTTATCCTCACACTACCCCCATGTTACAACCTGGGAAACTGACACTAGGGAGTTAAAGTGATTTGCTGAGAAAGGCTGAGCTGGGATTAGAATTCCACTTTTTCTAACTCCAAAGGCTGTATTGCTCTCACTGCTTCTGAGCAGGCTGTGTCCTGCTCATTCGCCAGGCACAGTTAAGCAGCAACAGGAAAGGGAGAGTTGAGAAATGTGTTTCTGACAGAGTAAACCCTCTTCCCACCCCAACTCCACCAACCTTTGGTGGCACTCTAGTCACATGACCCATTATGCCATTTGGCCAAACTGAACTCAGCCATTTTCTCTAGATGGGTCAGAGGCAAGGGTataatgttttcagttttcccaggagCGAGGCAAGATCCACCAAGCCCGAAAGTTTCTGACCCTCCTGTCCCATTCACACTCCTCCTGCACGCTATTGCTGGTGTGAGGGTGGGTTTCTAGGAAGCCACCTGTCTCCTTGACCTCACCAAGCCTTGGCTTTTCAGTCAAGAAGCTCAAGACATTTGAAGATTGAGGGTTCAGCTAGACACGGGGAGCACAGTGACTGTAGCGGGGTTGGCATCCTAACACCAGCCCTGTGGGAGTGGAGAAAGCAAGAGGGGGTTGAATGCAGGCTCAggcctctctctccacccccaagGGCATTCCTTCCAGCAGGTGACTGGGCACGACTACTACAATGCCAACGCCGATGCGAGAATGAATAGGGGGTTCAATGGTCAGTTTGGCTACCGCAGGAACACCCCTGCCCTCCGCTCTCGCCCGTCTGTGTTTGGAGAGGTCACCCACTTCCCTCTCTTCTAACAGCAGCTCTTCCCTTCACACTCCTCCACCTGAATTTCTATGACAGATGTTTAGATGAACTCTCAATGtaattctatataaaaattatttgtgcCTCTTAGTGTGCTGTTTCTTCCCTGAGGTAGGGGAAGTAGGCAAGCTAGTTTCTCCATCTTCGGCTTCTCTCCCCAACGGAGAGGAGGTAAGAGGAGAAAATCCATTTCAGGCCTGTTCCCTTCCACCCCATGCCAACGAGTGCCATCCTTGAGAGGCCTCGCTTCTCCCTTGCCAGTGTGATAAGGAGGAACTGCCTTACCTAGCCCTCAACAAAGCTCTTCCCCAGGCGTCAGGACCAGATCAGAAGCTGGCTACTGTTCCCATCAAGAATGGagcaagcagccctggccggttggctcagcggtagagcgtcggcctagcgttcggaggaccagggttcgattcccggccagggcacacaggagaagcgcccatttgcttctccacccctccgccgcgctttcctctctgtctctctcttcccctcccgcagccaaggctccattggagcaaagatggcccgggcgctggggatggctctgtggcctctgcctcaggcgctagagtggctctggttgcaacatggcgacgcccaggatgggcagagcatcgccccctggtgggcagagcgtcgccccatggtgggtgtgccgggtggatcccggtcgggcgcatgcgggagtctgtctgactgtctctccctgtttccagcttaagaaaaatggaaaaaaaaaaaaaaaaagaaaaaaaaaagaatggagcaaGCAGTGCGGCCACAGGGATTGGCCACTGGCTGCCCTAAAAAGGATTTCCTGAGAGACATCCCATCCAAAAAACCGGatattttccttctcctttccactTTCAATTCATCAAGAGGCAGAGCATGAACAGGGTGATACTGAAGGATTCAGACACAGTAATACTGTGCTTGGGGACACTTTCTCTGCAAATGCTGTCAGTTTTCGTTTCAGCTAGTTTCCAGGCcgtttcttgttgttgttgtttttctttctccaaggGCCCCAACCCAGTTTATTGGTGGCCAGTACAGAAGCCAGAGCAGATGATGGATACAAAAGAAGGTGGGGCTTTGGAACACAGAGCCTGCCAGTACTCTAGTGTGGGTGGAACCTGATTACATTGAGTCACCACAAGTGGACAAGGCGGACAAACATAATAGGTTCAGGGGGTatagctcaggggtagagcatttgactgcagttcaagaggtccctggttcaaatccGGGTGCCCCCTTCCCATTATTTTTCACTCCTATTATAAGTGCTATAAATACCTCTTAACTCCCAGCCACACAGTTACTGGGGAAAACAAGGAACTCTCAACTCATCTC from Saccopteryx leptura isolate mSacLep1 chromosome 2, mSacLep1_pri_phased_curated, whole genome shotgun sequence carries:
- the SPMAP1 gene encoding sperm microtubule associated protein 1 codes for the protein MTRFSQCPLRLEKNFILDGVAVSTMARTYEHLRPKLWSAIPPYNAQQDCHTRRYFRSPVVPPILRKTDQDRGGTGRDGWIVDYYHIFGQGQKYLNRRNWAGAGHSFQQVTGHDYYNANADARMNRGFNGQFGYRRNTPALRSRPSVFGEVTHFPLF